From a region of the Wolbachia endosymbiont (group B) of Gerris lacustris genome:
- a CDS encoding aminopeptidase P family protein yields MSKIEEFRSFMCETNVDAFMLHTKDEYLNEYSKELAELCGFTGTNGLLIVTKSNKCPFFTDGRYITQARSQLDQGSFRVYNIQEEDPHKWVKANLTLTTSLGYYPQYFTMKDIRKYEGICKLVPYLIEKDSSHKAQTIVSHTSGESSKDKCERVVKVIEAEAVLLTDPNSISWLLNLRNESAEYTPCILGRAILYKNANVDLFIQDKEHSTIKANFDNHINVFDISELENSLHKLNLVMIDPSTTPMSIMAMIKNKQIIEREDPCLLHKAVKNQTEITGAINAHIKDGVAVTNFLYWLENNVKNPHVTQVADQKKNVDVADAISGSPTVIPVLDTGIQEKNIDSSVTRWNDKMRCWNNIKEDDDYSDKKFNEITELEAEEKVLEYRKEQDLFKQSSFPTISAFNENGAIIHYRASSKTNKTIQKNGLYLIDSGGQYLDGTTDVTRTVAVGNPTNEQRAHYTIVLKAHIAVATAVFPSGTTGGELDILARIHLWKFGMDYMHGTGHGVGSYLSVHEGPQAISKGNKVELMPGMILSNEPGYYIPGKYGIRIENLMYVEKQENGFLNFKQLTSIPYDKKLIDVQMLTEDEVKWINSYHQFVYKNIENGIKDKEWLKRVCEPLK; encoded by the coding sequence ATGTCAAAAATCGAAGAATTTCGTTCATTTATGTGTGAAACAAATGTTGATGCATTTATGTTGCATACTAAAGATGAGTATTTGAATGAATATTCAAAAGAGTTAGCAGAGTTATGTGGCTTCACGGGAACAAATGGGCTACTTATCGTTACAAAGAGTAATAAGTGCCCATTTTTTACAGATGGACGCTATATCACACAAGCTCGCAGTCAGCTCGATCAGGGCAGTTTTCGAGTATATAATATACAAGAAGAGGATCCACACAAATGGGTAAAAGCAAACTTAACATTGACTACCTCACTGGGTTACTATCCGCAATATTTTACTATGAAGGACATAAGAAAATATGAAGGCATTTGTAAACTAGTACCTTACTTAATTGAAAAAGATAGTAGTCATAAGGCACAAACAATAGTCTCACATACATCTGGTGAGAGCAGTAAGGATAAATGTGAAAGAGTAGTGAAAGTTATAGAGGCTGAAGCAGTGCTTCTGACTGATCCAAATTCAATTTCATGGTTATTAAATTTAAGAAATGAAAGTGCTGAATATACTCCTTGTATATTGGGTCGTGCTATATTGTATAAAAATGCCAATGTTGATTTATTTATTCAAGATAAAGAACATTCAACTATAAAAGCAAATTTTGATAACCATATAAATGTTTTTGATATTAGTGAGCTAGAAAATTCACTACATAAGTTAAATTTGGTGATGATAGATCCAAGCACGACTCCAATGAGCATTATGGCTATGATAAAAAATAAGCAGATAATTGAGAGAGAGGATCCTTGTTTGCTTCATAAAGCAGTAAAAAATCAAACTGAAATAACTGGAGCTATAAACGCACACATCAAAGATGGAGTAGCAGTTACAAATTTTCTATATTGGCTTGAAAATAATGTTAAAAACCCTCATGTTACCCAAGTAGCTGACCAAAAGAAAAACGTAGATGTAGCTGATGCCATCTCAGGATCTCCTACTGTCATCCCAGTGCTTGATACTGGGATCCAGGAAAAAAACATAGATTCTAGCGTCACGCGCTGGAATGACAAAATGAGGTGTTGGAATAACATCAAGGAAGATGATGATTATTCAGATAAGAAGTTCAATGAAATTACTGAGCTTGAAGCTGAAGAAAAAGTTTTAGAGTACAGAAAAGAGCAGGATTTATTTAAGCAATCGAGTTTTCCAACAATTTCAGCATTCAACGAGAATGGAGCAATCATTCATTATCGTGCAAGCAGTAAAACAAATAAAACTATTCAAAAAAATGGACTATATTTGATCGATTCTGGTGGTCAGTACCTTGATGGTACAACCGATGTTACAAGAACTGTAGCAGTTGGCAATCCAACCAACGAGCAACGAGCTCATTACACAATAGTACTAAAAGCTCATATTGCGGTAGCAACTGCAGTCTTCCCTTCTGGAACTACTGGTGGAGAATTGGACATATTAGCGCGTATACATTTATGGAAATTTGGAATGGATTACATGCACGGTACAGGACATGGAGTAGGAAGTTACCTTTCGGTACACGAAGGACCGCAAGCAATATCAAAAGGAAATAAAGTGGAGCTCATGCCAGGAATGATACTTTCTAACGAACCTGGCTACTACATTCCAGGAAAGTATGGAATAAGGATTGAAAATCTTATGTATGTTGAAAAGCAAGAAAATGGCTTCTTAAACTTTAAACAACTGACTTCCATTCCATATGATAAAAAGCTAATAGATGTACAAATGCTTACTGAAGATGAAGTTAAATGGATAAATAGCTATCACCAATTTGTTTATAAAAATATAGAAAATGGCATAAAAGATAAGGAATGGTTAAAGAGAGTATGTGAACCTTTAAAATAG
- a CDS encoding alpha/beta hydrolase → MIELQSQEICPNGNKKNLIIFFHGWGSSGDNFVHLAKVMSKSLSDSYLIVPNAPFEREIGDGYQWFSLEDRSEEALYSGVKNAASIVNHFIDTKLKELNLKDTQLSLVGFSQGAMLAMHVALTRLQSCASVVAYSGRFLSPSKIAPEIKSKPSICVIHGDADDVVPFSSLNLAVKALKENGVNAQGYPIHGLGHIINEEGIKLGVEFIKKNFGN, encoded by the coding sequence ATGATTGAACTACAAAGCCAAGAAATTTGTCCAAATGGAAATAAGAAAAATTTGATTATTTTTTTTCATGGTTGGGGCTCAAGTGGCGATAATTTCGTGCATCTTGCTAAAGTTATGAGCAAGTCTTTATCTGATTCATATTTAATAGTGCCTAATGCTCCATTTGAAAGAGAAATAGGTGATGGTTATCAATGGTTTAGTTTAGAGGATCGTAGTGAGGAAGCGCTATATAGTGGAGTAAAAAATGCTGCATCAATTGTAAATCATTTTATTGATACAAAATTAAAGGAGCTTAATTTAAAAGATACTCAGCTTTCTTTAGTTGGATTTTCTCAAGGGGCAATGCTTGCAATGCATGTAGCTCTTACCCGGCTTCAGTCTTGTGCATCGGTTGTTGCATATTCTGGTAGGTTTCTTTCACCTTCAAAAATTGCACCGGAGATCAAATCAAAACCCAGCATATGTGTTATTCATGGTGATGCTGATGACGTGGTACCTTTTTCTTCCCTTAATTTAGCGGTTAAAGCTCTGAAAGAAAATGGAGTAAACGCTCAAGGATACCCAATTCATGGATTAGGCCATATTATTAATGAAGAAGGAATAAAGTTAGGGGTTGAATTTATCAAGAAGAATTTTGGAAATTAA
- a CDS encoding SDR family oxidoreductase: MHLFCFGYGYVAKFLSKKLLNLGWKVNGTSRNKDIQLFDYEKVDQDLLKSVTHVLVSIPPDGDDVMERYGHCLENIKWLGYLSATNVYGDHCGNWVNEESETKPIEIRGEKRLESEKKWLSSKLPVHIFRLAGIYGPGRNALIDLQLGKARNVKKIFSRIHVEDISNILFSSMQNIKPCEIYNCADDLPATQSEVVTYAAELLNISPPKPVEISSVPNYARGFYLGSKKVTNTKIKKDLGVSLVYPDYKVGLKSLYILE; encoded by the coding sequence ATGCACTTGTTTTGCTTTGGTTACGGATATGTAGCTAAATTTCTATCGAAGAAATTGCTAAACTTAGGCTGGAAAGTTAACGGTACATCAAGAAATAAAGATATACAACTTTTTGATTATGAAAAGGTTGATCAAGATCTGCTTAAAAGCGTAACGCATGTTTTAGTTTCTATTCCTCCAGACGGCGATGATGTTATGGAGAGATACGGTCATTGTCTGGAGAATATTAAATGGCTTGGTTATCTGTCTGCAACTAATGTTTATGGTGACCACTGTGGTAATTGGGTGAATGAGGAATCTGAAACAAAGCCTATAGAAATTAGAGGAGAAAAGCGCCTTGAGTCTGAAAAGAAGTGGCTAAGTAGCAAATTGCCTGTACATATTTTTCGTTTGGCTGGGATATATGGTCCTGGTAGAAATGCGTTAATTGACCTGCAGCTTGGCAAAGCAAGAAATGTGAAAAAAATTTTTTCTCGTATTCACGTTGAAGATATATCGAATATTTTATTTTCTTCCATGCAAAATATAAAGCCTTGTGAAATATACAATTGTGCAGATGACTTACCTGCTACGCAATCTGAAGTGGTAACTTATGCAGCCGAGCTTCTTAATATTAGCCCTCCAAAGCCAGTTGAGATTTCTTCCGTACCGAATTACGCACGGGGTTTTTATTTAGGATCAAAAAAAGTAACCAATACTAAAATTAAAAAAGATCTTGGTGTCTCTCTAGTTTATCCTGATTACAAGGTGGGTTTAAAGAGTTTGTATATATTAGAATAG
- a CDS encoding ankyrin repeat domain-containing protein gives MFSTQSLPVENILLHQAAYSGNINEVRLLLNVKTDINIKDKKGFTALHFAVYSGHLDVVKLLISKEANVHARTIKGSTVLHFAVAAKSKAIVEELIKAGADPNIKDYTHGKTPLHIAAQNGLVEVVKVLLNTKGIEIDAKDNEFGITALYLASQNGHTEIVELLISTKNADVNMVDKKNNVTLLYLAAQNGHAAVVKLLLDNGAKVNGCDTSMNPLCVAIDNGHDEVAQLLLSVEGVNVNIGNQLGNTPLHIAAMKGNEKMARLLLEKGADPNIKNLSGDTSLQVAEYVRNISWHENPPNVQGGFFALVGSNGIYSFQQFYEQKKIMELLVQHIKDSRPSSSVDEIDVSVQQSGKIR, from the coding sequence ATGTTCAGCACTCAATCGCTCCCGGTTGAAAATATTCTATTACATCAAGCCGCTTATAGTGGTAATATAAATGAAGTTAGGTTATTACTTAATGTAAAAACTGATATCAATATCAAGGACAAAAAAGGATTTACAGCCTTGCATTTTGCTGTTTATTCAGGACATTTAGACGTAGTAAAGTTACTAATCAGTAAAGAAGCTAATGTTCATGCAAGAACTATTAAAGGCAGTACAGTTTTACACTTTGCTGTTGCAGCTAAAAGCAAAGCTATAGTAGAGGAGTTAATTAAAGCGGGAGCTGATCCCAATATAAAAGACTATACTCATGGTAAGACACCTTTACATATTGCTGCTCAAAATGGACTTGTAGAAGTTGTAAAGGTGTTACTTAATACTAAAGGAATTGAGATTGATGCTAAAGACAATGAATTTGGTATAACAGCTCTGTACTTAGCCTCTCAGAATGGACATACTGAAATAGTTGAACTATTAATTAGCACAAAAAATGCTGATGTTAACATGGTAGATAAAAAAAATAATGTCACACTCTTGTATCTAGCTGCTCAGAATGGGCATGCAGCAGTAGTTAAGTTGCTTCTTGATAATGGTGCTAAAGTCAATGGCTGTGATACCAGTATGAATCCTTTGTGTGTAGCTATTGATAATGGCCATGACGAGGTAGCTCAATTATTACTTAGTGTAGAAGGGGTGAATGTCAATATTGGCAATCAGCTTGGCAATACACCTCTACATATAGCAGCTATGAAAGGTAATGAAAAAATGGCAAGATTACTGCTAGAAAAAGGTGCTGATCCTAATATTAAAAACCTTTCAGGAGATACTTCCTTACAAGTTGCTGAATACGTAAGAAACATTAGCTGGCATGAGAATCCTCCAAATGTACAAGGAGGATTCTTTGCGTTAGTTGGCTCGAATGGAATATATTCATTTCAGCAATTTTATGAGCAAAAAAAAATTATGGAGCTTTTGGTACAACATATAAAGGACAGCAGACCTAGCTCATCAGTAGATGAAATTGACGTATCTGTTCAGCAAAGTGGCAAAATAAGATAG
- a CDS encoding IS630 family transposase (programmed frameshift) has product MALRSKLLDEKVVESAKEMLKKVRNNAYVAKKLNAVIAAKKHSITAVAKICCISRKAITTWIKHIKFGREEKLFSPPQRRRKTILNQSQLEQIEVWIEENPNITIREMRIRIQERFGLNISKSTIHRNMQRMKFSYITPRPVHSGQDKNKQEEFKKNLNETIVMHSEKELFFFDESRFGTHSKVGHGWFKKGSRTQVKVKLGRENFYLYSAVNPRNGENFSLFAPNVNTACINIFLEQMSQYLGIRKAFLVMDCASWHKSKSLKIPKNIEIIYLPPYSPDLNPVERFWLYIKQNILRNKIYDTIVLLESALCKFITSLSPSTVKQLCNASYLVH; this is encoded by the exons ATGGCATTAAGATCAAAATTATTGGATGAAAAAGTGGTGGAATCAGCAAAAGAGATGCTGAAGAAAGTAAGAAATAATGCGTATGTTGCAAAAAAACTAAATGCTGTAATTGCAGCAAAAAAGCACAGTATAACAGCTGTAGCAAAAATATGTTGCATTTCGAGAAAGGCAATTACTACATGGATAAAGCACATAAAATTTGGAAGAGAAGAAAAATTATTTTCTCCACCTCAACGCCGTAGAAAAACTATATTGAACCAAAGTCAACTTGAACAAATTGAGGTGTGGATAGAGGAAAACCCCAATATTACTATTAGAGAAATGAGAATAAGAATCCAAGAAAGATTTGGTTTGAATATCAGCAAATCCACAATACATCGTAATATGCAAAGAATGAAATTCTCATATATCACACCAAGACCAGTTCATAGTGGACAGGATAAAAATAAGCAAGAGGAGTTT AAAAAAAACCTCAATGAAACTATTGTCATGCATTCTGAAAAAGAGCTATTTTTCTTCGATGAATCACGGTTTGGTACACATTCAAAAGTTGGACATGGGTGGTTTAAAAAAGGCAGTAGGACACAGGTTAAGGTAAAATTAGGTAGGGAAAATTTTTATCTCTATAGTGCAGTTAATCCCAGAAATGGAGAGAATTTTAGCTTATTTGCACCAAACGTCAACACTGCTTGTATAAATATATTCCTTGAACAGATGTCGCAATATTTAGGAATACGAAAGGCTTTTCTCGTGATGGATTGCGCTAGTTGGCATAAGTCAAAAAGTTTAAAGATACCTAAAAATATCGAAATTATATACCTACCACCATACTCACCTGACCTCAATCCTGTTGAGAGGTTTTGGTTATATATAAAACAGAACATTTTGCGCAATAAAATCTACGATACAATTGTTCTGCTTGAGAGCGCTTTGTGTAAATTTATTACCTCTCTTTCCCCTTCCACGGTTAAACAACTCTGCAATGCTTCTTATTTGGTTCATTAA
- the petA gene encoding ubiquinol-cytochrome c reductase iron-sulfur subunit: MDKKLTRNKKSLTKEKNKKTSPIQDLTKNKSRRDFITLTTCAMACIGAASSLWPLIKSMNPSAEVLAMSTVEVNLSDIQEGQGKKVKWQGKPVFIRKRTKQEIEAARAINAENLRDPESDEKRVYKGKDEWLIMIGICTHLGCVPVDHATKDGNGWFCPCHGSYYDTSGRVIGGPAPKNMAIPDYFFPSENIVVIGKKA; this comes from the coding sequence ATGGATAAGAAATTAACTAGAAATAAAAAATCGTTGACAAAAGAGAAGAATAAAAAAACGTCTCCTATTCAAGATCTTACTAAAAATAAGAGTAGAAGAGATTTTATAACATTAACTACGTGCGCCATGGCATGTATAGGAGCTGCAAGCAGTCTTTGGCCATTGATTAAGTCTATGAATCCTTCTGCTGAGGTTTTAGCGATGTCTACGGTTGAGGTTAATCTATCTGATATTCAAGAAGGACAAGGAAAAAAGGTAAAATGGCAAGGTAAGCCAGTATTTATCCGCAAGCGCACAAAACAAGAGATTGAGGCTGCAAGAGCCATAAATGCAGAAAATTTGAGAGATCCTGAATCAGATGAAAAAAGAGTATATAAAGGGAAAGATGAATGGTTAATTATGATTGGAATATGCACCCATCTTGGATGTGTACCGGTTGATCACGCTACAAAAGACGGCAACGGTTGGTTCTGCCCTTGTCATGGTTCATATTATGACACATCAGGCCGAGTAATTGGTGGTCCTGCACCAAAAAACATGGCTATACCTGACTACTTTTTTCCAAGTGAAAATATTGTAGTAATTGGCAAGAAGGCTTAA
- a CDS encoding tetratricopeptide repeat protein → MLRIVQKNKIYWLHTAANPTTLGPMFICMLICVVILWESSITYASENLEVQKAFDNVVKHIKADKKHKDLDVIERKSDKFNIKISQNSGKSFDIYSTLKKAKDSFESGDNETAISLLNQIIAKFPYHESALIGLGNIYYANKEFKRAVEIYTRLLKEYPSNPYVLKNFLTIISQYDPDLALSEMLKLYDIRRNCAPLSANLGLIYMKKEDYVKAKEYMKAAISLDQNNIFYTYNLAVILDKLSDFKNATAFYSKLLNMSKNASERIPLYKVAARLKFIQLHSAHPAIP, encoded by the coding sequence GTGTTGCGTATAGTTCAAAAAAATAAGATTTATTGGTTACACACTGCAGCTAATCCCACAACACTAGGACCTATGTTTATCTGTATGTTAATTTGCGTTGTAATTTTATGGGAGTCTTCTATTACCTATGCTAGTGAAAATTTGGAGGTACAAAAGGCTTTCGATAATGTTGTCAAGCATATAAAAGCTGATAAAAAACATAAAGATCTTGATGTTATTGAGAGAAAAAGTGACAAATTTAATATCAAAATTTCGCAGAATTCTGGCAAGAGTTTTGACATATACTCTACTTTAAAAAAAGCAAAAGATTCCTTTGAGTCAGGAGATAATGAAACAGCTATTTCTCTCCTTAATCAGATTATTGCAAAGTTTCCTTATCATGAAAGTGCTTTAATTGGACTAGGGAATATCTATTACGCTAACAAAGAATTTAAAAGAGCCGTAGAGATTTATACAAGGCTGTTAAAAGAATATCCTAGCAACCCTTATGTATTAAAGAATTTTCTGACGATAATCTCACAATATGATCCTGATTTGGCATTGAGTGAAATGTTGAAATTGTATGATATACGCAGAAATTGCGCCCCTTTATCAGCAAATTTAGGTTTGATCTATATGAAAAAAGAGGATTACGTAAAAGCTAAAGAATACATGAAAGCAGCAATTTCTTTAGATCAAAACAATATTTTTTATACCTATAATTTAGCTGTTATTCTAGATAAGCTCTCAGATTTTAAAAATGCTACAGCATTTTATTCAAAGTTGTTGAACATGTCAAAAAATGCAAGTGAAAGAATACCTTTATACAAGGTAGCAGCAAGACTAAAATTTATACAACTCCATAGTGCGCACCCAGCGATTCCATAA
- a CDS encoding DUF1284 domain-containing protein, with protein sequence MIRFRPHHFMCTLAFQGYGYSQGFVENYKKIASKVISGPNTQIKVVDNLDSICSACPSQTKQGKCTKQAKVLELDRRHKEVLGIKIGEILTWSEAVKRIREKMSLEKFDYACKGCNWQPHGMCRSALLTHSK encoded by the coding sequence GTGATAAGGTTTCGTCCTCATCATTTCATGTGCACTCTTGCATTTCAAGGGTATGGGTATTCTCAGGGTTTTGTAGAAAATTATAAGAAGATAGCAAGTAAAGTAATTAGCGGTCCTAATACTCAAATCAAAGTAGTTGATAACCTTGACAGTATTTGTAGTGCTTGCCCAAGCCAGACTAAACAAGGCAAATGCACCAAACAAGCTAAAGTTTTAGAACTAGATAGAAGACATAAGGAAGTTTTAGGGATAAAAATTGGAGAGATTTTAACCTGGAGTGAAGCAGTAAAAAGAATTAGAGAGAAAATGTCTTTAGAGAAATTCGACTACGCATGTAAGGGGTGCAATTGGCAGCCACATGGAATGTGCAGAAGTGCCCTTTTAACTCATTCTAAATAG
- a CDS encoding biotin transporter BioY, translating into MFITQSSSRSTPAEILSCVLLLFLMAQISVPSQPVPITLQTLGVMLIGLKFNRRTAFYSVLTYLSLGAAGLPILASFSGGYHIFLGPTGGYLIGCLVAVVVMSRVNELLNSKYKSFMCNSLSCLAGTVVIFICGVSWLAIYVGLEQAIMVGVLPFILPGLVKIFLLVAALQYLKK; encoded by the coding sequence ATGTTTATAACACAATCAAGCAGTAGGTCAACACCGGCTGAAATATTGTCTTGCGTTTTACTTTTATTCTTGATGGCTCAAATAAGCGTACCATCGCAGCCTGTACCTATCACATTGCAAACTTTGGGAGTAATGCTTATTGGGCTTAAATTTAACCGCAGAACAGCATTCTATTCTGTGCTTACATATCTATCACTTGGTGCAGCAGGATTGCCTATTCTTGCAAGTTTTTCTGGTGGTTATCACATTTTTCTCGGGCCAACAGGTGGATATTTGATTGGCTGTTTAGTTGCTGTTGTAGTAATGAGCAGAGTAAATGAATTACTGAACTCTAAATATAAATCATTTATGTGTAATTCTTTAAGTTGTCTAGCGGGTACAGTTGTAATCTTTATTTGTGGTGTTAGTTGGCTTGCTATTTACGTGGGTTTGGAACAAGCAATAATGGTAGGTGTTTTACCATTCATCCTTCCTGGTTTGGTAAAAATTTTTCTACTTGTAGCAGCTTTGCAGTATTTGAAAAAGTGA
- a CDS encoding nitroreductase family protein, with the protein MISNQDLLLLMKASHSGRSYDPTRAISQKEMDILIEAVRLTPSCFGDEPWRYVIYNKQNNQSAWKKLLDCLDESNQKWAKDAQILIISLSAKNFRKQGKGENFWANHDTGAANYALMLQATAIGLMAHQMGGFDRDKIVKEFNISDDFNIMSVIAVGYEEEGAEVKEKKRKPIEEIFFYDEWPAS; encoded by the coding sequence ATGATAAGTAATCAAGATCTATTATTGTTAATGAAAGCAAGTCACAGCGGACGTTCATACGATCCTACAAGAGCAATATCTCAGAAAGAAATGGATATTTTAATAGAAGCTGTAAGGCTGACTCCCTCATGTTTTGGTGATGAACCTTGGAGATATGTGATATACAACAAACAAAACAATCAAAGCGCATGGAAAAAATTGCTCGATTGCCTTGATGAATCTAATCAAAAGTGGGCAAAAGATGCACAAATACTAATTATATCTCTAAGCGCTAAGAACTTCCGAAAACAAGGTAAAGGAGAAAATTTTTGGGCTAATCACGATACTGGTGCAGCAAATTACGCACTTATGCTACAGGCTACAGCTATAGGCTTAATGGCTCATCAAATGGGTGGATTTGATAGAGATAAAATAGTGAAAGAGTTCAATATATCCGATGATTTTAATATAATGTCAGTGATAGCGGTTGGTTACGAGGAAGAAGGTGCCGAAGTTAAAGAAAAGAAGAGAAAGCCAATAGAAGAAATATTTTTTTATGACGAATGGCCAGCGAGCTGA
- a CDS encoding glycoside hydrolase family 5 protein: MSAKSIPENSKMLFWQTGVRKGANVFNRKVDSDLIKAAKEYKIGFIRLAPDKFETTQRDFLLGNADNYPGLISKDLKVLKDVLDAFHQQKIPVVLTMLSLPGSRWKQNNDDKDDLRLWSDQAFQKQAAKFWQDLAKELKDHPAIVGYNILNEPHPERLYNTVDSAIYNVEQNKIQKNLFGFYSSVVNSIRQVDSETPIILDSSSYADSNTFDKFKPIDDSNILYSFHMYEPFAYTNLKLNQGNFTYPGHIQSFDAKKSGVLE; the protein is encoded by the coding sequence GTGAGTGCTAAGTCAATACCGGAGAACAGCAAAATGCTCTTTTGGCAAACTGGAGTTAGAAAGGGAGCAAATGTTTTCAATAGAAAAGTTGATAGTGACTTAATCAAAGCAGCAAAGGAATACAAAATTGGTTTTATTCGTCTTGCTCCTGACAAATTTGAAACTACGCAACGTGACTTCCTCTTAGGCAATGCAGACAATTATCCGGGCCTGATTTCCAAAGACCTGAAAGTTCTGAAAGATGTTTTAGATGCTTTTCATCAACAAAAAATACCCGTAGTCTTAACGATGCTCAGCTTGCCTGGATCTAGGTGGAAGCAAAATAACGATGATAAAGATGATTTACGATTATGGTCAGATCAAGCTTTTCAAAAACAAGCAGCAAAATTTTGGCAAGACCTTGCAAAAGAGCTTAAAGATCATCCTGCTATTGTTGGATATAATATCTTAAATGAACCACATCCAGAAAGGCTTTATAATACCGTAGATTCGGCTATTTATAACGTAGAACAAAACAAAATTCAGAAGAATCTATTTGGCTTTTATAGCAGTGTGGTGAATAGTATCCGCCAAGTTGACTCAGAGACCCCAATAATACTTGATAGCAGCAGTTATGCTGACTCTAATACTTTTGATAAATTCAAACCAATTGATGATTCTAATATTCTTTATTCTTTTCACATGTATGAGCCCTTTGCTTATACAAACTTAAAATTAAACCAGGGTAACTTTACCTACCCTGGCCATATTCAATCTTTTGATGCAAAAAAAAGTGGAGTATTGGAATAA
- the dapF gene encoding diaminopimelate epimerase, giving the protein MVSNLTDKIPFVKMHGTGNSFVIIDSRSANNLDWNYRQIADQGSCDQVIIITMSNAANCFMHIYNTDGSRAEMCGNAARCVGYLIMSEKGTEYITIELINNRILECFKVGDKSIKVNMGKPLLKWHEIPLSCECDPLYLPIELEMLKEPVAVNIGNPHIVFFVDNVSEIPLQNLGPKLENHELFSQKTNVSIAQIEKSGEINLRVWERGTGITASCGSAACAVFVASILRKCLSTKQTSVNLPGGQLLIEWSKNILMTGDIGFL; this is encoded by the coding sequence ATGGTAAGTAACCTAACAGACAAGATCCCGTTTGTAAAGATGCACGGTACTGGCAATAGTTTTGTTATCATAGACTCACGTTCAGCAAATAATTTAGACTGGAATTATAGACAAATTGCTGATCAAGGCAGTTGTGATCAAGTGATAATTATAACAATGTCTAATGCTGCAAACTGCTTTATGCATATCTACAATACTGACGGCAGTCGAGCTGAAATGTGCGGAAACGCAGCACGCTGTGTTGGATATTTGATAATGTCAGAAAAAGGTACTGAATATATCACTATTGAACTGATAAATAATCGTATCTTAGAATGTTTTAAAGTAGGTGATAAATCAATAAAGGTCAATATGGGTAAACCACTGCTTAAATGGCATGAAATTCCTCTTTCTTGTGAATGCGATCCCCTTTATCTACCTATAGAGCTTGAAATGCTGAAAGAGCCAGTTGCAGTCAATATTGGTAACCCTCATATAGTGTTTTTTGTTGATAACGTAAGCGAAATACCGTTGCAGAATTTAGGACCAAAGCTAGAAAATCATGAATTATTTTCTCAGAAAACAAATGTTAGTATTGCGCAAATAGAAAAATCTGGAGAAATAAACTTAAGAGTTTGGGAAAGAGGAACAGGTATTACTGCTTCATGTGGTAGTGCGGCTTGTGCAGTATTTGTTGCATCTATACTTCGTAAGTGTTTATCTACTAAACAAACTTCAGTAAATTTACCAGGGGGTCAGTTATTGATTGAGTGGTCAAAAAATATACTGATGACTGGGGATATAGGGTTTTTATGA